The Nerophis ophidion isolate RoL-2023_Sa linkage group LG05, RoL_Noph_v1.0, whole genome shotgun sequence genomic interval cccaaataagtttttcaactcgtttaagtcggagtccacgttaatcaattcatggtaatatatTGCACTtgtgcatatgcatccaggtatatggatgtatgttatattgtcttttataTTCCGGCGAGTTAATCcagttttggggggaattgagaggATGCATTTAAGAGTTATACGGGCTGGGGGAAGtagctggaggttctgcttcagaggctgcggaacctctttcttgAGTCTAGCAGTGAAGACAGTCCTCAGTggtgggtgggaggagtctctgcagattttttgagccctggtcaggcagcggctttttgcgatctcctggataggaggaagaggagtcctgatgatctccactctctggagagacttccagtcttaGGCACTGCAAGCgacagtccagacagagatgctgttggtcagtaggTTCTTTATAGTGCACCTGTAGAATGTGGtaagaatggggggagggagctgtgctctatTCATCCGATgcaaaaaagtgcatgcgctgctgagctctttttacaagagctctggtgtgtagggaccaggtcatatatattgtcagttatctgcacccccaggaacttggatTATGATAGTACAGTAGATAAAAGCATTGCTACATAAttagatttgtaaaaaaaacaacaacaaaaactctCCCAGCATTGTTTGGATCGCACGCGAGCTACCACGGTGTCTACCAAAACGTTTGATTTCACAGACATTGTAATTACGTATGTTCTTTTATGTACATTTAACGTGTAGATCCTTAGCCATATTATATGTTTCTATCGTTGTGAAAGCATAGTTTGTGTTCGAGGTTCCACTGCTGCTAACCTTAGACattttataagtagacgcagcatcgagcactactgcctactggcgctgacgagacgcggggccgccatcttggagtggtgatccgctccactcagtgcaattcatttggcaggagcaatgaactgtcagcgtgTTTAGTTCATcttatctcactgaataccactcattttcacgcGGTTGGATGTCCGAGATCagaactgggaatataatcccagaaagGGCGGgggaaaaacggtcagctatttttaaattgaagaaacaatgtgattaggttatccatccatccatccatccatttcctaccacttattccctttggggttgtgtgtatatcctacataaacaatgtatgaatatattagatatctatatatcttaaggacctatagactgtatctctgttgctagTGCAGCAGATAGTTTAtcctgtcttgacactttgtattgatattttctattacattcttcccttaaatgataatgtttacagtgattgttttgcatgtattttttatgtacagtatgtcgctttggatacaagcgtctgccaaatacttaaacataaacatatacaatgacctgaaagtctttatatcggggaaaaccaccaatctgtttcactggattcagactAAAAACTAATTCTGTTTACACCAACAAgattagtatttgaatattgttacttgaagactttttcctggttacaattatactgttaagaaatgATTGtgttatactttgcctaaaatgagaatgcatcataatcagtggcggctggtgaattttgttttaggtggggttgaaagtttgtaaaccaaacccctgtagggggtcatcctcccccaaaAGCATTCGGACAAAATAGTGaagacaaaataaaacatttcataGGTTTGCAGAGAACTATATACAATATGCACACTGAAGGCATGATCCCACCATAGGTTTGCAGAgaactatatactgtatatgtattatataaatattgaatatgtacttctcaactctgtggtaatattcttttcacaaaatacaaccagtagcacgttaatgttaaatcttacttgtgaaatgttgttcgaaaactgttcgagaatttgcttacaaattggtgaccctcgccccatccttgtttgtgaatgacttagcatttcatggaatcaatcaatcaatgtttacttatatagccctaaatcactagtgtctcaaagggctgcacagaccaccacgacatcctcggtaggcccacataagggcaaggaaaactcacacccagtgggacatcggtgacaataatgactatgagaaccttggagaggaggaaagcaatggatgtcgagcgggtctaacataatactgtgagagttcaatctataatggatccaacacagtcgcgagagttcagtccaaagcggatccaacacagcagcgagagtcccgttcacagcggagccagcaggaaactatcccaagcggaggcggatcagcagcgcagagatgtccccagccgatacacaggcgagcagtacatggccaccggatcggaccggaccccctccacaagggagagtgggacatagaagaaaaataaaagaaacggcagatcaactggtctaaaaagggagtctatttaaaggctagagtatacaaatgagttttaaggtgagacttaaatgcttctactgaggtggcatctcgaactgttaccgggagggcattccagagtactggagcccgaacggaaaacgctctatagcccgcagactttttttgggctttgtgaatcactaataagccggagtcctttgaacgcagatttcttgccgggacatatggtacaatacaatcggcaagataggctggagctagaccgtgtagtattttatacgtaagtagtaaaaccttaaagtcacatcttaagtgcacaggaagccagtgcaggtgagccagtacaggcgtaatgtgatcaaactttcttctaatgttatttcatcaaaacgagaaaatagatctatctatctatctatctatctatctatctatctatccatctatctatctatctatctatctatctatctatctatctatctatctatctatctatctatctatctatctatctatctatctatctatctatctctctctctttacacatatatatatataatatagggaCGAAGTGGcgcagctgcttttatacccaatcatggcacccacctgttcccaattagcctgcacacctgtgggatgttccaaataagtgtttgatgagcattactcaactttatcagtatttattgccaactttcccaacttctttgtcacgtgttgctggcatcagattctaaagttaatgattatttgcaaaaataaaaatgtttatcagtttgaacatcaaatacgttgtctttgtagcatattcaactgaatatgggttgaaaatgatttgcaaatcattgtattctgtttatatttacatctaacacaattttccaactcatatggaaacagggtttatatatatatatataaaagataaatgggttgtacttgtatagcgcttttctaccttcaaggtactcaaagcgccttgacactacttccacatttacccattcacacacacattcacacactgatggagggagctgccatgcaaggcgctaaccagcacccatcaggagcaagggtgaagtgtcttgctcaggacacaatggacgtgacgaggttggtactaggtggggattaaaccagggacactcggattgcgcacgaccactctgccactgcgccacttcgtccctatattatatatatatatatatatatatatatatatatatatgtgtgtaaagagagcgagagagagcgatagatagatggatagatagatagatagatagatagatagatagatagatagattttctcgttttgatgaaataacattagaagaattgttacaacgtgtaaatggaataaaacaaacatgtttatttgaccctcttcctgggaaacttatcaaggagctctttgtattattaggtccatcagtgctaaatattataaacttatcactaaCCTCGATCCTGAACTCAtgataaactaccgaccggtgtctcaccttcactttattttgaaaatccgagaaaaaattgttgcagagcagctaaatgaacacttagcgtctaacaatctatgtgaaacctttcaatccggtttcagggcaaatcactctactgagacagccctcgcaaaaatgactaatgatctattgctaacgatggattctgatgagtcatctatgttgctgctcctcgatcttagtgctgctttcgataccgtcgatcataatattttattagaacgtatcaaaacacgaattggtatgtcagacttagccctgtcttggtttaactcttatcttactgacaggatgcagtgcatctcccataacaatgtgacctcggactacgttaaggtaacgtgtggagttccccagggttcagtccttggccctgcactcttcagcatctacatgctgccgctaggtgacatcatacgcaaatacggtgttagctttcactgctatgctgatgacacccaactctacatgcccctaaagctgaccaacacgccggattgtagtcagctggaggcgtgtcttaaagaaattaaacaatggatgtccgctaactttttgcaactcaacgccaaaaaatgctgattatcggtcctgctagacaccgacctctatttaataatacaactgtaacatttgacacccaaacaattaaacaaggcgactcggtaaagaatctaggtattatcttccacccaactctctcctttgagtcacacattaaaagcgttactaaaacggccttctttcatccccgtaatatcgctaaaatgcgctccattttgtccactaacaatatgtggtcctctccaaggttctcatagtcatcattgtcaccgacgtcccacttggtgtgagttctcctttcccattgtttgtgtgttttccttgcccttatgtgggttcttccgaggatgtcgtagtggtttgtgcagccctttgagacacttcaatcaatcaatgtttacttatatagccctaaatcactagtgtctcaaagggctgcacaaaccaccacgacatcctcggtaggcccacataagggcaaggaaaactcacacccagtgggacgtcggtgacaatgatgactatgagaaccttagagaggaggaaagcaatggatgtcgagcgggtctaacatgatactgtgaaagttcaatccacaatggatccaacacagtcgcgagagtccagtccaaagcggatccaacacagcagcgagagtcccgttcacagcggagccagcaggaaaccatcccaagcggaggcggatcagcatcgcagagatgtccccagccgatacacaggcaagcagtacatggccaccggatcggaccggaccccctccacaagggagagtgggacatagaagaaaaagaaaagaaacggcagatcaactggtctaaaaagggagtctatttaaagactagagtatacaaatgagttttaaggtgagacttaaatgcttctactgaggtggcatctcgaactgttaccgggagggcattccagaatactggagcccgaacggaaaacgctctatagcccgcagactttttttgggctttgtgatttaaggctatataaatacacatttttttccataaatgtggccaccgagtcaaaataattgcccaggcctgcactagggccaatttagtgttaaatGGTGGGCAGTTCCGAGATTTGTCCAGCAGAGGGCAGGCGACGCGTCAACTCCAAAACACATTAAGgcacgttaactgttagcatatttGTGAGAGAGAGAGCACGTCAGGCTCACATACATTTAATGATGTAAAATACGAACACACGATGACAAAATCCCCCTTTGAAGTGATGACGCCGGGGTAGATATTAAATGAATTATACATGCAGTCTGTTAGGACGTAGCTAGGCCGACTCATGTGCTCATGCTTCTCCTTTGGGATTTGAAAGGAGGCCTCACATTAAACATGGATGACAGGTCAGCCAGCAAAGAGTTGGAAGGATGGATCGAGCAACTCAATGCGTGCAAGCAGCTCAGTGAAAACCAAGTCAGGGTGCTCTGTGAAAAGGTAAGGTCACATCAAACACACCTTGCATCTTGGCGTCAACAACCCTGCTGTGTTGACTTGTGTCAAGGCCATAGAGATCCTGGAGAAGGAGTCTAATGTGCAGGAAGTCCGATGCCCAGTGACAGTCTGTGGAGATGTTCACGGTCAGTTTTATGACCTCATGGAGCTTTTTAAGATAGGCGGGACCCCTCCAGACACCAACTATCTCTTCATGGGAGACTATGTTGACAGAGGCTATTACTCAGTGGAGACAGTGACACTCCTGGTTTGTCTGAAGGTACACAACCTCTGCATCACACtgaggcagacctgggcaaattttgGCCCCGGGGGCCGCATGATGtcatgagattttcctatttaaacggggatatcaggtccattctatgtgtcatacttgatcattctgcgatattgccatatttctgctgaaaggatttagtagagaacatcgacgataaagttcgcaacttttggtcgctaataaaaaaagctttgcctgtaccggaagtcgcagacgatgtgcgcgtgacgtcacgggttgtcgatttcctcacatcctcacattgtttataatcatggccaccagatgttagagcgatttggaccgagaaagcgacaattttcccattaatttgagcaaggatgaaagattcatggatgaggatagtgagagtgaaggactagaagagaaaaaaaaacagacgagggcagtgggaacgattcagacgttattagacacatttactaggataattctggaaaatcccttatctgctgattgtgttactagtgttttagtgagattatatagtcatacctgaaagttggaggggtgtggtgaccaccagtgtctctgaaggaagccatggaggagccaagaaagtcgcagctccgttcatgtttacggtaagagccgacttattacctcaATTTACTCACCgaaacatgtggtagagaaacatgtggtagagaaacatgtttgcttgaccgctctgttccattgtttttatttttcccatttttgttgtgtttcgcttgattgtaaaatatgtcgatcgagagggggtgtgacgttcatatgttgtcaatattcagtgttttatcgttactagataatattgtaaatcccacattctttattttcatgtacattctggttgtctcattcagtaaaacatgttttaattccattccgtttttttaaggcggtctgtcataacgattttagcattcaatcagaaattATTGTGAAGTTTGGTATTCGTGTTCCTAAaattagatataccggcccccagacaagtttttttctcaaaatttatTACGATatttcagattgtaggtgggtttatttttttaatctttcccatttttgttgcgtttcgcttgattgtaaaatatgtcgatcgagagggagtgtgacgttcatatgttgtcaatattcagtgttttatcgttcctagataatattgtaaatcccacattctttattttcatgtacattctggttgtctcattcagtaaaacatgttttaattccatctggtttttttaaggcggtttgtcataacgtttttagcattcaatcagacattattgtgaggtgttgtattcgtgttcctaaaaatagatatactgacCCCCAGAccgttttttttctcaaaatgtatTATGATatttcagattgtaggtgggtttattttttttatttttcctatttttgttgcgtttcgcttcattgtaaaatatgtcgatcgagacggggtgtgacgttcatatgttgtcaatattcagtgttttatcgttcatagataatattgtaaatcccatattctttattttcatgtacattctggttgtctcattcagtaaaacatgttttaattccattccgttttttaaggcggtctgtcataacgtttttagccttcaatcagacattattgtgaggtgttgtattagtgttcctaaaaatagatacaccggcccccagacaagttttttttctcaaaatgtatTATGATatttcagattgtaggtgggtttattttttaaatttttcccatttttgttgcgtttcgcttgattgtaaaatatgccgatcgagagggggtgtgacgttcatatgttgtcaatattcagttttttatcgttcctagataatattgtaaatcccacattctttattttcatgtaaattcTGGGTGGCTCATTCagttaaacatgttttaattccattccgttttttaaggtggtctgtcaaaaagtttttagcattcaatcagacattattgtgaggttttgtattcgtgttcctaaaaatagatataccggcccccagactgttttttttctcaaaatttatTATGATatttcagattgtaggtgggtttattttttttatttttcccatttttgttgcgtttcgcttgattgtaaaatatgtcgatcgagacggggtgtgacgttcatgtgttgtcaatattcagtgttttatcgttcctagataatattgtaaatcccacattctttattttcatgtacattctggttgtctcattcagtaaaacatgttttaattccattccgtttttttaaggcagtctgtcataacatttttagcattcaatcagacattattgtgaggttttatattcGTGTTCCTAAAActaaatataccggcccccagacaagtttttttttctaaatgtattatatttcaaattgtaggtgggtttattttttctATCTTTCCCTTTTTTTTGGCGTTTCGCtacattgtaaaatatgtcgatcgagacggggtgtgacgttcatatgttgtcaatattcagtgttttataagtcatagttaatattgtgaatcccacattctttattttcatgtacattctgggtggctcattcagtaaaacaacttgaaattccattccgtttttaaagaGAGTCTgtcacgtttttagcattcaatcagatattattgtaaggttttgtattcgtgttccaaaaatcagatataccggcccccggacacgttttttcctctaaatttggccccacggggtcaaaataattgcccaggcttgctgtaacataacaaaatgtggaaaaagtgaagctctGTGAATACTCTCAGGAGGCACTGTAGATTTCTCTGGCTACTTTCATTTTGCCTCACACAGGTCAGGTTTCGTGAAAGAATCACCCTTCTGAGAGGGAACCACGAGAGCCGACAGATCACATACGTGTACGGCTTCTATGACGAGTGCCTGATGAAATACGGAAACGTCAACGTTTGGAAGTACTTTACGGATCTTTTCGATTATCTGCCCCTGACTGCGCTGGTGGACAACCGGGTGAGAGTCTCTCGTGCACATTCCAGGCAGTGACATCATGTGATGTACGACATTTCGCTCTTCTCTTTTAGATTCTGTGCCTACATGGAGGATTGTCTCCTTCAACAATCACACTGGAACACATCCGAGACCTGGATCGCATGCAGGAGGTTCCTCATGAGGTACAAATGTCCTGTTCAGTGGAACTTCTTAAAAATCAAAACCGAAACACCGATCCTCCAATTTGTTGTGTAACGTAAATGTCTGCGTCACTTTTATTAAcagtacaggtaaaaaaaaaacacttatttatttagttacaagtcaagtcagctttatttgtcaatttctttacatgtaggacatacaaaggaatcgaaattttgtttcgcactctcccaagcgtagacaaaaagaaaagaaaacacaacagtaaagtgcaatgtaaatatgtctacctactaaaataacaatataaatatatagttcctgttgtttttaaataggatatggctgtaaacaatgagtgtttcatcagtagtgcaaatacttgtgatatagcagcagatgtgtgcaattttgcatagtcGTTTTTTTCTGTGGTTCATGGGGTTTAGAGTTCAGGTTGTTCCAGGGagggggatttcaaagtcctgacagcctgTTGGATCGGGCGGAGATGGGGAGAGAGAGTTCAGCAGCCTAACAGCCTGGTGGTGGaagctgttggtgagtctggtggtgcgAGAGTGGAGGCTCTTGTATTGTCTTCTAGACCAGGggggtcaaactcaaacacagagtgggccaaaatttaaaactgaacaaagccgcaggccaaggttgaacaaatgaaccttttaatagggacctaaacaagttttgcattaaatattgaacaagcaaggcttatataactttagtgacatgcaaaatccagtttcaaacaataacaattaaaagaatatcaatggcatatcaaataaaatgtaaataaaaatgctatgtctttttttctatttgcaatcttctgaggtaaatatcacattttttccacaggctaataatacattttaaaataaaataacaata includes:
- the LOC133552540 gene encoding serine/threonine-protein phosphatase 2A catalytic subunit beta isoform-like isoform X2, yielding MDDRSASKELEGWIEQLNACKQLSENQVRVLCEKAIEILEKESNVQEVRCPVTVCGDVHGQFYDLMELFKIGGTPPDTNYLFMGDYVDRGYYSVETVTLLVCLKVRFRERITLLRGNHESRQITYVYGFYDECLMKYGNVNVWKYFTDLFDYLPLTALVDNRILCLHGGLSPSTITLEHIRDLDRMQEVPHEGPMCDLLWSDPDDHYGWGVSLRGAGFTFGQDISETFNHANDLSVICRAHQLEMEGFNWHHDKNVVTIFSAPNYCYRCGNKAAIMELENTLKCSFQQFDPAPRKAAPQVSWRSPDYFL
- the LOC133552540 gene encoding serine/threonine-protein phosphatase 2A catalytic subunit beta isoform-like isoform X1; translation: MLLLWDLKGGLTLNMDDRSASKELEGWIEQLNACKQLSENQVRVLCEKAIEILEKESNVQEVRCPVTVCGDVHGQFYDLMELFKIGGTPPDTNYLFMGDYVDRGYYSVETVTLLVCLKVRFRERITLLRGNHESRQITYVYGFYDECLMKYGNVNVWKYFTDLFDYLPLTALVDNRILCLHGGLSPSTITLEHIRDLDRMQEVPHEGPMCDLLWSDPDDHYGWGVSLRGAGFTFGQDISETFNHANDLSVICRAHQLEMEGFNWHHDKNVVTIFSAPNYCYRCGNKAAIMELENTLKCSFQQFDPAPRKAAPQVSWRSPDYFL